The Mycetohabitans endofungorum genome contains a region encoding:
- the acpS gene encoding holo-ACP synthase, producing MNTGAAPMVHRAVYGIGTDIVQVSRIAAVMERTGGRFAEKILGPQELAVYRARAARSEGRGVAFLATRFSAKEAFSKAIGLGMHWPMTWRAVQTLNEKSGKPVIVATGELARWMTERGLSARVSVSDERDYAVSFVIAEVDASMDGSGAGLMDRHATDLRNPS from the coding sequence ATGAACACCGGGGCCGCGCCGATGGTGCACCGCGCCGTCTATGGGATTGGCACGGACATCGTGCAAGTCAGCCGCATCGCCGCCGTGATGGAGCGTACCGGCGGCCGCTTTGCCGAAAAAATCCTCGGTCCGCAGGAACTCGCGGTCTATCGCGCGCGCGCGGCACGCTCGGAAGGGCGCGGCGTGGCGTTCTTGGCCACGCGCTTTAGCGCGAAGGAGGCGTTCTCTAAAGCGATCGGGCTCGGCATGCATTGGCCGATGACGTGGCGCGCGGTGCAGACGCTCAACGAGAAAAGCGGCAAGCCGGTGATCGTCGCGACCGGTGAGCTGGCCCGGTGGATGACCGAGCGCGGACTTAGCGCACGCGTATCCGTCAGCGACGAACGCGATTATGCGGTGTCGTTCGTCATCGCCGAAGTCGATGCGTCAATGGATGGTTCCGGTGCCGGGTTGATGGACCGGCACGCGACTGACCTCAGGAACCCGAGTTGA
- the pdxJ gene encoding pyridoxine 5'-phosphate synthase: MNIFSSPMPVIELGVNIDHVATLRNVRGTAYPDPLRAALQAEAAGADAITLHLREDRRHIVDADVRALRPLLKTRMNLECAVTQEMLDIACDVRPHDVCLVPEKRAELTTEGGLDVVTHFDAVKAASRQLADAGARVSLFIDAEPEQIRAAHESGAPVIELHTGRYADADDDARQSQEFERIAAGVDLGRSLGLKVNAGHGLHYTNVQRIAALEGIAELNIGHAIVAHAIFAGWDNAVREMKAIIVASRVGARA, translated from the coding sequence ATGAACATCTTCTCGTCGCCAATGCCTGTCATCGAGCTGGGGGTCAACATCGACCATGTTGCCACGTTACGCAACGTGCGTGGTACGGCGTATCCTGACCCACTGCGCGCGGCGCTGCAAGCTGAGGCTGCCGGCGCCGACGCGATCACGCTGCATCTGCGTGAGGACCGCCGCCATATCGTCGACGCCGACGTGCGCGCGTTGCGGCCGTTGCTCAAGACCCGAATGAACCTGGAGTGCGCGGTGACGCAGGAAATGCTCGACATCGCCTGTGACGTACGCCCACACGACGTTTGCCTGGTACCGGAAAAGCGCGCCGAGCTGACCACCGAAGGCGGATTGGACGTGGTCACGCACTTCGACGCGGTCAAGGCGGCGAGTCGGCAACTGGCCGATGCGGGCGCGCGCGTATCGCTGTTCATCGACGCCGAGCCGGAGCAGATCCGGGCGGCTCACGAAAGCGGCGCGCCGGTGATTGAGCTACATACCGGACGCTACGCCGACGCGGATGACGACGCCCGGCAGTCACAGGAATTCGAGCGGATTGCCGCGGGTGTCGACCTGGGACGGTCGCTGGGCCTGAAAGTCAATGCCGGTCACGGCCTGCACTATACCAACGTACAGCGCATTGCCGCGCTCGAGGGCATCGCCGAGCTGAACATCGGCCATGCCATCGTCGCGCATGCCATTTTTGCGGGATGGGACAATGCCGTGCGGGAGATGAAGGCAATCATCGTCGCGTCGCGCGTCGGCGCGCGTGCATGA
- a CDS encoding sigma-54-dependent transcriptional regulator, with product MPHALIVEDDPNSLSGLSAILSTDGFSVDTAATLAEARAALQRFIPDVVLVDLNLPDGSGLDVLHSLPSQPDGVTPVIVMTGNATVESAIEGLRHGIWDYLLKPVNIPRLRSLLARIPRPYELTEEVQNLRAALRRVGRFGSMIGRGAAMQQVYDTIERIAPTEAAVLIVGEPGTGKEIAARTLHEMSRRKKGPLVKLDGAAASHAGAEPWESMLFGHQRGAFDGAETSGAGVLERAAGGTLFIDRVDLLPAAQQEALARALGARTFRRMGGTTDLSADFRVVAATVESPQQALARGTLRTDLLQRLNVAPLTLPPLRERGEDIELLATYFVDVLNQRHASVKRLSPLCVRELIEYEWPGNVRELRDVIERSHQASEDMIESLSPDNEGGRTSRSRSNHQVQIAVGTPLADVEEMLIRATLDAVGGTRHRAATLLGISPKTLYNKLQRMKVT from the coding sequence ATGCCACACGCCCTGATCGTTGAAGATGACCCTAACAGCCTGTCAGGGTTGTCGGCCATCCTGAGTACCGATGGTTTTTCCGTCGACACTGCAGCCACGCTCGCAGAAGCGCGCGCCGCGTTGCAGCGGTTCATTCCCGATGTGGTACTGGTCGACTTGAACCTACCCGACGGCAGCGGGCTGGACGTGCTGCATTCTCTGCCGTCACAGCCGGACGGCGTGACGCCGGTCATCGTGATGACCGGTAATGCGACGGTGGAAAGCGCGATTGAAGGGCTGCGCCACGGCATTTGGGACTATCTACTCAAGCCGGTCAATATCCCGCGATTGCGCAGCCTGCTGGCACGCATTCCGCGCCCATACGAGCTTACCGAGGAAGTCCAGAACCTGCGTGCGGCATTGCGGCGCGTCGGCCGCTTTGGTTCAATGATCGGTCGCGGTGCGGCAATGCAACAGGTCTATGACACGATCGAGCGTATCGCGCCGACGGAGGCAGCAGTGCTGATTGTTGGCGAGCCGGGAACCGGCAAGGAGATCGCTGCGCGAACGCTGCACGAGATGAGCCGTCGCAAGAAAGGCCCGCTGGTGAAGCTGGACGGCGCGGCGGCCAGTCACGCAGGCGCTGAGCCGTGGGAAAGCATGCTATTTGGTCACCAGCGCGGCGCATTTGATGGGGCGGAAACGAGCGGAGCCGGCGTGCTGGAGCGGGCAGCCGGCGGCACGCTGTTCATCGACCGTGTCGATCTGCTGCCGGCCGCGCAGCAGGAGGCACTCGCACGAGCGCTGGGGGCGCGCACGTTTCGCCGGATGGGCGGCACCACTGATCTGAGCGCCGACTTCCGGGTGGTGGCGGCCACCGTCGAATCGCCGCAGCAGGCGCTGGCCCGCGGCACGCTGCGCACCGACCTGCTGCAACGGTTGAACGTGGCACCATTGACATTGCCGCCGCTGCGCGAGCGCGGCGAGGACATCGAACTGCTGGCCACTTATTTCGTCGACGTGCTGAATCAACGCCACGCTTCGGTCAAGCGGCTCAGCCCGCTGTGCGTGCGCGAGCTGATCGAATACGAGTGGCCAGGCAATGTGCGCGAATTGCGCGACGTGATCGAGCGCTCACATCAGGCATCCGAGGACATGATCGAAAGCTTGTCGCCGGACAACGAAGGCGGCCGCACTAGCCGTTCGCGGTCGAACCACCAGGTGCAGATCGCGGTCGGCACGCCGCTTGCCGATGTCGAGGAGATGCTGATCCGTGCCACGCTCGATGCGGTGGGTGGCACCCGGCATCGTGCAGCGACACTGCTTGGCATCAGTCCCAAGACACTGTACAACAAGCTTCAGCGAATGAAGGTGACCTAA
- the lepB gene encoding signal peptidase I, with amino-acid sequence MNFALILFILVVLTGIAWVADKLVFLPQRRRAADAAAHAFDQQQQRMDERFRDENAARTRARLREERLRQPWWLEYSASFFPVILLVFVLRSFIVEPFKIPSGSMVPTLLVGDFILVNKYDYGIRLPIIDKKIISNRDPQRGDVIVFRYPKDESVDYIKRVVGVPGDVVAYQDKRLMINGEVVLKTPLSDYLDEDRLSMGQPAKYVKQYSETLGGKRHALLNDPAVPPFVIGADDYPYRDNCHYNDRGVICKVPPGHYFVMGDNRDNSADSRYWGFVSDRNLVGRAFFIWLNFSNLKRIGSFE; translated from the coding sequence TTCCTCAGCGCCGGCGGGCCGCGGATGCCGCCGCGCACGCGTTCGATCAGCAGCAACAGCGCATGGATGAGCGCTTTCGCGACGAAAATGCCGCCCGCACACGGGCAAGGCTGCGCGAAGAACGGCTGCGCCAGCCGTGGTGGCTCGAGTATTCGGCGAGCTTCTTTCCGGTGATCCTGCTAGTCTTCGTGCTGCGTTCATTCATCGTCGAGCCGTTCAAGATTCCGTCCGGCTCGATGGTGCCCACGCTGCTTGTCGGCGACTTCATCCTGGTTAACAAGTACGATTACGGGATCCGCTTGCCGATCATCGATAAGAAGATCATCTCGAATCGAGACCCACAGCGCGGCGACGTCATTGTATTCCGCTATCCGAAGGACGAGTCGGTCGATTACATCAAGCGCGTTGTCGGCGTGCCGGGCGACGTGGTCGCGTACCAGGACAAGCGCCTGATGATCAATGGCGAGGTGGTGCTTAAAACGCCGCTGTCGGATTATCTGGATGAGGACCGGCTGTCGATGGGGCAGCCAGCCAAATACGTCAAGCAGTACAGCGAGACGCTCGGGGGCAAGCGCCATGCGTTGCTCAATGATCCGGCCGTGCCACCGTTCGTGATTGGCGCAGACGATTATCCCTATCGCGACAATTGCCACTACAACGACCGCGGTGTGATTTGCAAGGTGCCGCCGGGCCACTATTTCGTGATGGGCGACAACCGGGACAATAGTGCCGACAGCCGCTACTGGGGCTTTGTGTCTGACCGCAACCTGGTCGGCCGTGCGTTCTTCATCTGGCTGAATTTCTCGAACCTGAAGCGGATCGGCTCGTTCGAATGA
- the efp gene encoding elongation factor P encodes MKTAQELRTGNVIMIGNDPMVVQKTEYNKSGRNAAVVKLKLKNLLTGAGNESVYKADDKFDVVVLDRKEVTYSYFADPMYVFMDADYNQYEVESEMMGDALHYLEDGMACEVVFYNDKAISVELPTTLVREIVYTEPAVKGDTSSGKVLKNAKLATGFELQVPLFCNIGDKIEIDTRTHEYRSRA; translated from the coding sequence ATGAAGACCGCTCAAGAACTGCGTACGGGCAACGTCATAATGATCGGCAACGATCCCATGGTTGTACAGAAAACCGAGTACAACAAGTCGGGCCGCAACGCCGCGGTCGTCAAGCTGAAGCTGAAGAACCTATTGACCGGCGCGGGCAACGAGTCGGTGTATAAGGCCGATGACAAGTTCGACGTGGTCGTGCTCGACCGCAAAGAGGTCACCTATTCGTACTTCGCTGATCCGATGTATGTTTTCATGGATGCGGACTACAACCAGTACGAGGTCGAAAGCGAGATGATGGGCGATGCGTTGCACTATCTCGAGGACGGCATGGCGTGCGAAGTGGTGTTCTACAACGACAAGGCGATCTCAGTCGAGTTGCCGACCACGCTAGTGCGCGAAATCGTCTATACGGAACCTGCGGTCAAGGGCGATACGTCGTCCGGTAAGGTACTCAAGAATGCCAAGCTGGCTACCGGCTTCGAATTGCAAGTGCCGCTATTCTGCAACATCGGCGACAAGATCGAGATTGACACGCGTACACACGAGTACCGTAGCCGCGCGTAA
- the earP gene encoding elongation factor P maturation arginine rhamnosyltransferase EarP: MSSCPALLADARAPLTCDIFCTVIDNFGDAGVCWRLARQLANEYGWQVRLFIDELTTLARLAPGLDIECERQVLAGVAIEHWHESQFAGPGAAALNIADVVIEAFACDLPASYVAAMAQRSSRVAWINLEYLSSEDWVANFHLRASPHPRHALTKTFFFPGLDAHTGGVLREQDLDSQRRAFVESAAERAGWWAALGLPQPDPAATVVSLFSYENPALDALLEQWRDAPDPLVLLVPQGRVSSSVARFFGHRAGPRAFAAGTSASAGALSAYALPFTDQRGYDRLLWSADINFVRGEDSFVRAQWARKPFVWHIYPQADDAHLPKLDAALAHIGSALEPRARDALTRFWHAWNGNPMHGLPDWHDFIQHREAFAARAHAWADELAAVGDLAGHLAAFAQNTLK; this comes from the coding sequence ATGTCCTCCTGCCCCGCCCTGCTTGCCGACGCGCGTGCGCCGCTCACATGCGACATTTTCTGCACGGTAATCGACAATTTCGGCGACGCCGGCGTCTGCTGGCGGCTGGCCCGGCAGTTGGCGAATGAATACGGCTGGCAAGTGCGTCTGTTCATCGATGAGTTGACCACGCTCGCGCGTCTGGCGCCTGGGTTGGATATCGAGTGTGAGCGGCAAGTGCTGGCCGGTGTCGCCATCGAACATTGGCATGAATCCCAGTTCGCTGGGCCTGGCGCGGCGGCACTGAACATCGCCGATGTCGTCATCGAGGCATTCGCCTGCGATCTGCCAGCGTCATACGTTGCTGCGATGGCGCAACGCTCATCGCGGGTAGCCTGGATCAACCTTGAATACCTGTCGTCGGAAGACTGGGTGGCGAACTTTCACTTGCGTGCGTCGCCTCATCCCCGCCATGCACTGACCAAGACGTTCTTCTTCCCCGGCCTCGACGCCCACACTGGCGGCGTGCTTCGCGAGCAAGACCTGGACTCGCAGCGCCGCGCGTTCGTCGAATCGGCGGCCGAACGGGCGGGCTGGTGGGCGGCGCTCGGGCTGCCGCAGCCCGATCCGGCCGCCACGGTCGTATCGCTGTTCTCCTACGAGAATCCTGCCCTCGACGCGCTGCTCGAGCAATGGCGTGATGCGCCGGATCCGTTGGTACTATTGGTTCCACAGGGGCGGGTCTCCAGCTCCGTAGCGCGGTTTTTCGGTCATCGCGCAGGACCGCGCGCATTCGCGGCGGGCACCAGCGCGAGCGCAGGTGCGCTGAGCGCGTATGCGTTGCCGTTCACCGACCAGCGCGGCTACGACCGACTGTTGTGGAGCGCCGATATCAACTTCGTGCGTGGCGAGGATTCGTTCGTGCGCGCACAATGGGCACGCAAGCCGTTCGTCTGGCACATCTATCCACAGGCGGATGATGCGCATCTGCCGAAGCTGGACGCGGCCCTCGCGCATATCGGCTCGGCACTGGAGCCGCGCGCGCGCGACGCATTGACGCGCTTCTGGCACGCATGGAACGGCAATCCAATGCATGGCCTGCCCGATTGGCACGATTTCATCCAGCACCGGGAAGCGTTTGCGGCACGTGCACACGCATGGGCGGACGAGCTGGCCGCTGTTGGTGATCTAGCCGGGCATCTGGCCGCATTTGCCCAAAATACGTTAAAATGA
- the rnc gene encoding ribonuclease III → MSLSPLESRLHYEFRNAELLRQAMTHRSHSATHNERLEFLGDSVLNCVVAALLFQRFGKLDEGDLSRVRANLVKQQSLYEIAQALNIAEALRLGEGELRSGGFRRPSILADTFEAVLGAIFLDGGFDAAQTVIKRLYVPILDHIDPRTLGKDAKTLLQEYLQGHKIALPSYAVIATTGAAHNQQFEVECTVPKLEVKVFGTGASRRAAEQAAAKKALEEVMAVAPQLLGKPKRSKSAARAAKRESEGAPSHGTGVQGALDLRLKSDRKAEQLGRAERAAHPAERAMQPMERGGNHHERVSSAPSSNGVPSAVAMMRAAHADHSVERAPRQADKGAAASDAPLAKAAAAIATATVVADVPAGPGKALDEPRDTALHSTPRKADAGA, encoded by the coding sequence ATGTCTTTGTCACCGCTGGAAAGCCGGCTGCACTACGAATTTCGCAATGCGGAATTGTTGCGGCAGGCGATGACCCACCGCAGCCACAGTGCCACGCATAACGAGCGGCTCGAATTCCTTGGCGATTCGGTCCTCAACTGCGTGGTGGCGGCCCTTTTGTTCCAACGTTTTGGCAAACTCGATGAAGGCGACCTATCCCGCGTGCGGGCAAACTTGGTCAAGCAACAGTCGCTATACGAAATTGCCCAGGCGCTGAATATTGCAGAGGCGTTGCGGCTCGGCGAGGGGGAATTGCGCAGCGGCGGCTTCCGACGGCCGTCGATCCTGGCTGACACGTTTGAGGCAGTGCTCGGTGCGATCTTCCTGGATGGGGGATTCGACGCGGCGCAAACGGTGATCAAACGACTTTATGTCCCCATTTTGGATCATATCGATCCTCGCACGCTGGGCAAGGATGCCAAGACGCTGTTGCAGGAGTATTTGCAGGGCCACAAGATCGCATTGCCGAGCTACGCGGTGATTGCGACCACGGGCGCCGCCCACAATCAGCAGTTCGAGGTCGAGTGCACGGTGCCGAAGCTCGAGGTCAAGGTGTTTGGCACCGGTGCCAGTCGGCGCGCGGCCGAGCAGGCTGCCGCAAAAAAGGCGCTTGAAGAAGTGATGGCGGTGGCGCCGCAGTTGCTCGGCAAGCCGAAGCGATCGAAGAGCGCGGCACGCGCCGCCAAGCGCGAATCTGAGGGCGCACCGTCGCATGGCACCGGAGTGCAGGGCGCGCTCGATTTACGCCTCAAGTCGGACCGCAAGGCCGAGCAGCTGGGCCGCGCCGAGCGCGCCGCGCATCCCGCCGAGCGGGCGATGCAGCCGATGGAGCGGGGGGGCAATCACCATGAGCGCGTGAGCAGCGCGCCGTCGTCAAATGGTGTGCCGAGCGCCGTCGCGATGATGCGTGCCGCGCATGCTGATCATTCGGTCGAGCGGGCGCCACGTCAGGCCGACAAGGGGGCTGCAGCGTCCGATGCGCCATTGGCCAAGGCGGCGGCAGCGATTGCCACCGCCACCGTGGTTGCTGATGTGCCGGCCGGGCCCGGAAAGGCGCTCGATGAGCCCCGCGATACGGCGCTTCATTCGACGCCGCGCAAGGCCGATGCCGGCGCGTGA
- the era gene encoding GTPase Era, producing MNSTLEQTGFRCGMIAIVGRPNVGKSTLMNALVGQKVSITSRKAQTTRHRITGIRTLGDAQFIFVDTPGFQTRHGSALNRSLNRAVTSTLTSVDVVLFVVEAGRYGPDDQRVLELIPPSVPTVLIANKVDKLSDKSALLPFLKSTAALRAFRDVVPMSAKQPDDITRLLKILRPSLPLGEPIYGEDELTDRSERFLAAEILREKVFRWTGDELPYTSTVLIDKFEQEGRLRRVFATILVDRDNHKAMIIGQKGAKLKQISTEARIDMEKLFDGPVYLETFVKVKSGWADNEAGLRAYGYE from the coding sequence ATGAATTCGACTCTTGAACAAACCGGTTTCCGTTGCGGCATGATCGCGATCGTTGGGCGCCCCAATGTCGGCAAGTCGACGCTGATGAACGCTCTCGTTGGGCAAAAGGTCAGCATCACGTCACGCAAGGCGCAAACCACGCGGCACCGGATCACCGGTATCCGGACGTTGGGCGATGCACAATTCATCTTTGTCGACACGCCCGGCTTCCAAACCCGGCACGGCTCGGCGCTGAACCGTTCGCTGAACCGCGCGGTCACCTCGACGTTGACCTCGGTGGACGTCGTGCTGTTCGTGGTCGAGGCAGGCCGTTACGGGCCGGACGATCAACGAGTGCTGGAGTTGATCCCGCCGTCGGTGCCGACGGTGCTGATCGCCAATAAGGTCGACAAGCTTTCGGACAAGAGCGCATTGCTGCCATTTTTGAAAAGCACAGCGGCGCTGCGCGCGTTCCGTGACGTCGTACCGATGAGCGCGAAGCAGCCGGACGACATCACGCGGTTGTTGAAGATCTTGCGGCCGTCATTGCCGCTCGGTGAGCCGATCTATGGCGAGGACGAGCTGACCGACCGCAGCGAGCGATTCTTGGCGGCCGAGATCCTGCGGGAGAAAGTATTCCGCTGGACCGGAGACGAGTTGCCCTACACGAGTACGGTACTGATCGATAAGTTCGAGCAGGAAGGCCGCCTGCGGCGGGTCTTCGCAACGATTCTCGTCGATCGTGACAACCACAAGGCGATGATCATTGGGCAGAAGGGCGCGAAGCTGAAGCAGATTAGCACCGAGGCGCGCATCGACATGGAAAAGCTCTTCGATGGTCCGGTTTATTTGGAGACGTTCGTGAAGGTCAAGAGCGGCTGGGCGGACAACGAGGCGGGATTGCGCGCCTATGGGTACGAATGA
- the recO gene encoding DNA repair protein RecO — translation MGTNDVWLGHPDHARQPDAGAAPERVPDGVPPGASDASGNVAQSAPDYAASTRRRAAAPRSSPRIDEQPGFVLHAYPYRETSLIIDVFTRTHGRLALVAKGAKRPHSALRGVLQTFQPLALSWTGKSEMRTLTKAEWVGGMRPLAGDALLCGFYVNELLVRFCAREDSHTALFDHYLLTLTRLAHDEPAVQVLRSFERVLLRETGYAMSLDRTVTRQNVVAGRSYVFDPERGVCDVEMLDGAQADALHGPVIAGQTLLDMERDDYSRAQTVAQSKTLMRFLLNTYLGGAPLATRQILIDLQNL, via the coding sequence ATGGGTACGAATGACGTCTGGCTGGGTCATCCAGATCATGCCAGGCAACCCGACGCCGGCGCAGCACCCGAAAGGGTGCCCGACGGCGTGCCGCCGGGCGCGTCGGATGCGTCGGGCAATGTAGCGCAGTCCGCGCCAGATTACGCTGCATCGACCCGCCGCCGCGCCGCCGCGCCGCGCTCGAGCCCCCGTATCGATGAGCAGCCGGGCTTCGTGTTGCACGCCTACCCGTATCGTGAGACGAGCCTGATTATCGACGTGTTCACGCGCACGCACGGCCGTCTCGCGCTCGTCGCGAAGGGGGCAAAGCGGCCGCATTCGGCGCTGCGCGGCGTGCTGCAGACGTTTCAGCCGCTCGCGCTGTCATGGACCGGTAAGTCCGAAATGCGGACGCTGACTAAGGCTGAATGGGTCGGCGGAATGCGTCCGCTCGCTGGCGATGCACTGCTGTGTGGCTTTTACGTCAATGAATTGCTCGTCAGGTTCTGTGCACGGGAGGATTCGCATACCGCGTTGTTCGACCATTACTTGTTGACGTTGACGCGGCTCGCGCATGACGAACCGGCGGTGCAGGTATTGCGCTCGTTCGAGCGCGTCTTACTGCGTGAGACCGGCTATGCCATGTCGCTTGATCGGACCGTAACGAGGCAGAATGTTGTGGCCGGACGCTCGTATGTGTTCGACCCCGAGCGGGGCGTATGCGACGTCGAAATGCTTGACGGGGCTCAGGCGGATGCGTTGCACGGGCCGGTCATTGCCGGGCAAACGCTGCTCGACATGGAGCGCGACGACTATTCGCGTGCGCAGACCGTCGCGCAGAGCAAGACCCTGATGCGTTTTTTGCTGAATACTTATCTTGGTGGCGCGCCGCTTGCGACGCGCCAGATCTTGATCGACTTGCAAAACCTATGA
- the nagZ gene encoding beta-N-acetylhexosaminidase, with amino-acid sequence MLDVAGTSLSRDDARRIADPLTGGVILFARNYASRAQLLELTGAIRDVRDDVIIAVDQEGGRVQRFRGDGFTSLPPMRALGALWNDDALAAIRVATAIGYVMASELHASGVDLSFAPVLDLDYGRSKAIGDRAFHPDPRVVALLAKSVAHGLALAGMAACGKHFPGHGYVEADSHVEAPVDTRALDEILACDVQPYQWLGLSLAAVMPAHVVYPAVDARPAGFSSVWLQQILRGRLGFNGVIFSDDLSMQAARQAGTTAEAAHAALDAGCDMVLVCNRPEDADDVLQRLRARDIDTASRRRIKRLAPRGDAPKWSELMCQPDYCQARKLIDSLR; translated from the coding sequence ATGCTCGACGTCGCCGGCACTTCGTTGAGTCGTGACGATGCCCGTCGGATCGCCGATCCGCTGACCGGCGGCGTGATTTTGTTCGCCCGCAATTATGCGAGCCGCGCGCAACTGCTCGAGCTGACTGGCGCAATCCGCGATGTGCGCGACGATGTGATCATTGCGGTGGACCAGGAGGGCGGGCGCGTGCAGCGTTTCCGGGGTGATGGGTTCACGTCGCTGCCGCCGATGCGTGCCCTGGGCGCGTTATGGAACGACGATGCGCTCGCGGCAATCCGAGTAGCCACGGCGATCGGCTATGTGATGGCATCGGAGTTGCACGCGAGCGGTGTCGACTTGAGCTTTGCGCCGGTGCTCGACCTAGACTACGGACGTTCGAAGGCGATCGGCGATCGTGCGTTCCACCCGGATCCGCGCGTCGTCGCGCTGTTGGCTAAAAGCGTCGCGCATGGCTTGGCGCTGGCTGGGATGGCAGCCTGCGGTAAGCATTTTCCGGGGCACGGCTACGTGGAGGCGGATTCGCATGTCGAGGCGCCTGTTGACACCCGAGCGCTCGACGAGATTCTCGCCTGCGATGTGCAGCCGTATCAATGGCTCGGGCTGTCGCTGGCCGCGGTGATGCCGGCCCACGTCGTCTATCCGGCCGTCGATGCTCGGCCGGCCGGTTTCTCGTCCGTATGGTTGCAGCAGATCCTGCGCGGTAGGCTTGGTTTCAATGGCGTGATCTTCAGCGACGATTTGTCGATGCAGGCGGCGCGTCAGGCCGGGACCACCGCCGAGGCCGCGCATGCGGCGCTCGATGCTGGATGCGACATGGTGCTCGTGTGCAATCGTCCCGAGGACGCCGACGATGTGCTGCAGCGCCTGCGCGCGCGCGACATCGATACCGCGTCTCGGCGTCGCATCAAGCGGCTCGCACCGCGCGGTGACGCGCCGAAGTGGAGCGAGCTGATGTGCCAGCCCGACTATTGCCAAGCGCGCAAGCTGATCGACAGCCTACGGTGA